A genomic stretch from Bacillus sp. N1-1 includes:
- a CDS encoding pyruvate, water dikinase regulatory protein yields MTNSTNRAIVYVISDSVGETAELVVKAAASQFDPTDFDVRRVPYVEDTATIHEVMTLAKETKAIVAFTLVVPELRNFLLEVASKENIQAIDIIGPMIDHMQAVIGKEPRNEPGLVHKLDEDYFRRVEAIEFAVKYDDGRDPRGIALADIVLVGVSRTSKTPLSQYLAHKRLKVANVPIVPEVDPPDELFNVAEGKCYALKISPEKLNNIRKERLIALGLNAEASYANMTRIKDELEYFDTIINKMNCQVIDVSNRAVEETANLILSLYKGKHTS; encoded by the coding sequence ATGACGAATTCAACTAATCGTGCTATTGTGTATGTGATTTCTGATTCGGTTGGCGAAACAGCGGAACTTGTTGTAAAGGCAGCCGCAAGTCAATTTGACCCTACCGATTTTGATGTCCGAAGAGTCCCTTATGTAGAAGATACAGCGACAATTCACGAAGTGATGACTCTTGCAAAAGAAACAAAAGCGATTGTCGCTTTTACTCTCGTAGTTCCGGAGTTAAGAAATTTCCTTCTTGAAGTCGCATCAAAAGAAAATATTCAGGCTATTGATATTATTGGTCCAATGATTGACCATATGCAGGCAGTAATAGGGAAAGAACCACGAAATGAGCCTGGACTTGTACATAAACTTGACGAAGACTATTTTCGTCGAGTAGAGGCAATAGAATTTGCGGTGAAGTATGATGATGGGAGAGACCCACGTGGGATTGCACTTGCGGATATTGTGCTTGTGGGTGTTTCTAGAACTTCTAAAACACCTTTATCACAATATTTAGCACACAAGAGGTTGAAGGTAGCCAATGTTCCTATAGTCCCTGAAGTCGATCCGCCTGATGAATTATTTAATGTTGCAGAAGGAAAATGCTATGCTCTTAAAATAAGTCCTGAAAAGTTAAATAACATTCGTAAAGAGCGACTAATTGCGCTTGGATTAAATGCAGAAGCTAGCTATGCTAATATGACAAGAATCAAAGATGAATTGGAATACTTCGATACGATTATTAATAAAATGAACTGCCAAGTGATTGATGTTTCAAATCGAGCAGTAGAGGAAACAGCTAATTTAATTTTAAGCCTTTATAAAGGGAAGCATACATCTTAA
- a CDS encoding helix-turn-helix transcriptional regulator: protein MVILIQLNNRQETILQIVKNEGPITGEHIAEKLSLTRATLRPDLAILTMAGYLDARPRVGYFYTGKTGSQLLTEKIRKIKVDDYKSIPVVVQENASVYDAICSMFLEDVGTLFVVNELAHLVGVLSRKDLLRAALGKQDLESIPVTIIMTRMPNITVCQRDDLLIEVANQLIEKQIDALPIVKEVENGIEVIGRITKTNVTRALVDLAKDEII, encoded by the coding sequence GTGGTGATTCTTATCCAATTAAACAATAGGCAGGAAACCATCCTTCAGATCGTGAAAAATGAAGGGCCGATTACAGGGGAGCACATTGCAGAGAAGCTCAGTTTAACTAGAGCTACGCTTAGACCAGATCTAGCAATTTTAACAATGGCAGGCTATCTTGACGCGAGGCCGAGAGTCGGGTATTTTTATACAGGTAAAACAGGTTCACAGCTTCTTACTGAGAAAATAAGAAAAATTAAAGTTGATGATTACAAATCAATCCCCGTCGTCGTACAAGAAAATGCAAGTGTCTATGATGCGATATGTTCCATGTTCCTTGAAGATGTCGGCACATTGTTTGTAGTGAATGAATTGGCACATCTCGTTGGTGTATTATCAAGAAAAGATCTGTTAAGAGCTGCACTTGGTAAACAAGATCTTGAAAGTATACCCGTTACAATTATTATGACGAGAATGCCGAATATTACTGTATGTCAGAGAGATGATCTCTTAATCGAAGTAGCGAATCAGTTAATTGAGAAGCAGATTGATGCGTTGCCGATCGTAAAAGAAGTAGAGAATGGTATTGAGGTTATTGGAAGGATAACGAAAACAAACGTAACGCGAGCACTAGTGGATCTTGCCAAAGACGAAATTATTTAG
- the recO gene encoding DNA repair protein RecO gives MLKKVEGIVIRTVDYGETNKILTIYSRETGKVGVMARGAKKPKSRLSAVSQLFVYGQYLYQHTSGLGGLNQGEIIDSFRSIRNDLFLTSYAAYAAELVDKLTEERKPNPYLFEMLYQVLHSLNEEKDPEVILFIFELKMLRVAGITPQLDRCANCGLSEGKFHFSINEGGLLCHRCLSVDPYNIPIMKRTAELLHLFAHIDLGRLGNISLKKETKKEIRQILNLYFDAYSGLYLKSKRFLDQLDRFKLE, from the coding sequence TTGTTAAAAAAGGTTGAAGGAATTGTGATTCGAACCGTGGACTATGGTGAAACAAATAAAATACTGACGATTTATTCGAGAGAGACGGGTAAGGTTGGCGTCATGGCAAGAGGCGCAAAAAAACCTAAAAGCCGTCTTTCTGCTGTTTCACAACTTTTTGTCTATGGACAGTACCTTTATCAGCATACATCGGGCCTTGGGGGATTGAATCAGGGAGAAATAATTGATTCGTTTCGCTCCATAAGAAATGATTTGTTTCTCACTTCCTATGCGGCATATGCGGCAGAGTTAGTTGATAAATTAACAGAAGAGAGAAAACCCAACCCTTATTTATTTGAAATGCTTTATCAGGTCCTTCATTCGTTGAATGAAGAAAAAGACCCTGAAGTCATTTTATTTATTTTTGAGCTTAAAATGCTTCGCGTTGCAGGAATTACACCACAACTAGATCGTTGTGCAAACTGTGGTCTTTCTGAAGGGAAGTTTCATTTCTCTATTAATGAAGGTGGATTACTATGTCATCGGTGTCTTTCAGTGGATCCTTATAACATTCCGATCATGAAACGGACAGCAGAACTTCTTCATTTATTTGCACATATTGATTTGGGAAGATTGGGAAATATTTCACTAAAAAAAGAAACAAAAAAAGAGATTAGACAAATTCTTAACCTTTATTTTGACGCTTATTCCGGTCTTTATTTAAAATCAAAACGTTTTTTGGATCAGTTGGACCGGTTTAAACTTGAGTAA
- a CDS encoding YqzL family protein, with protein sequence MLEFTWKIFCETGNIDTYLLLKEMEIPNDEDNDSLAEMEEVPRLS encoded by the coding sequence GTGTTAGAGTTTACCTGGAAAATATTTTGTGAAACAGGAAACATTGATACTTATCTTCTTTTGAAGGAAATGGAAATACCGAATGATGAAGACAATGATTCTCTCGCCGAGATGGAAGAAGTACCTCGCCTCTCTTGA